From the Callospermophilus lateralis isolate mCalLat2 chromosome 10, mCalLat2.hap1, whole genome shotgun sequence genome, the window ACATCATTTCTTTAAGTAGATttctatatcaatttattctcccCCATTATTTGCTATTCCAGGGCTGTGAATATTAATTGTTTTGATAGCtcctataaatattttttaaagactttttttttcagttaatgtGTGAATtacatgaaacagaaaaataCGAAACAAGGAATAAAGTCATCAAGCCACAAGTAGCTAAGGTAGCCCTCCTAGGCCCTGCGTGTACATAGACGACATCCCGTTATGCCACTCGGGCCACTTCGTGATGACGTCTGTTTCCTGTACCCTCTTCTGCTTCACATAACTGTGTGCAGTGAGCCATCTCCCCTTCATGGGAATAATGTCCAGGGCTCAAGCTGCCTCTTAGAGCTTGGCTCTAGGTCCAGCTTGCTGGTCTGCAACAGCGAGGGTGAGGCCGGCCAGCCCTCCCCCACTGCCTGGAAGATTGGTTGCCTCCACTGGAACAGGCTGCACCGGCCTGGACATTACAGACTCAGCCATCTCCACCCATCTACTGAGAGAGGAGAAAACTCTTTGAAGATTGCAGACCCAGCCCTTCAGGGAGAGCTAATCAGATAACCCCTATTATTCTATAAAGTAAAACTAGTTCCTTGTCTTGTAATTGGTCTTTTTttgttgattctttttagttacacatgacagttgaATCCATTCTGATGGAATTATGCATGCACAATTATATATTATCCTGATTAGGAACCCATTCTTGTGGATGCATATGATATTGGGTTTGCTTAGgatttttcatatatgtacataggaaaattttgTCAGATTCCCTtcactgtctttcccatttctATTCCcactctttttctctttgtctaaTGTACTGAAACTCTGTTCTTCCTCCTCCCCATTATAGGTCCTATATTTCTAAAACTTTATTCAAAATCTTCAACCTTCAAGAAACAAAGGAATATAGAATGCCATGATTTTAGTTCTACAATTAAAAACATATAAATGAATTTAAGAGAAGATGGCACCTTTTCAAGAAAAATGTAAACTATATTAacatatgtaaaaaataaatgaaaggaatCAGTGTACACTTTCATATCTCATGTTCTGGGAAAACATAGTGAACTCTTGTTTAATATGCCCCAAAgtaataatagaaatacaaaatcATGTGTCATTATTCATATCTTCTAAAGGATTTCACAcagatcaagatttggtaaacagCACTTGGGATATATAGAGTTTTCAGACAGTGGTCAATGAAATAGACAAACACTAACTCCTTTCATACTAACAACCACCCATCATAACACCACTGTTGCTTCATTAGAACAGGAAGTTGTAGGTTACAAGATTATTAGATACTATTGTCAGAAATCAAGGATATTATAAAGTTGAATTTTCTTTCTGTATTTATCTATTGGTGGATTCATATTTGGAAAGTAGATGAACATATgtatttctagaaataaaaagaatataatttttcttttaatgcaaacaaaaaaagaagtagaagaatagacattatgattgcggtatgtatataggtgactctatgaccagtgtgattctgcaatctacaattagaaaaatgaggaattataccccaatgatttaaatgtatgaattgccaagatcattgtaatgtcatgtgtagctaataaaaaattaaattaaattaaaaaaaaagtagtagaTTTCAAATGAAAAGAAAACCACAAATGTTATTTCAGAATGAACACGTTtaatgggaaaataaagaaaatactcCTGCATAAAAATCAAAAGACAGGATCTGGGATAGCATCAGTCCCCGGGACAATACAGAATTCACaggatatatttcatattcttcCACTACTCGTGTGTTCAATTCACAGAAGGACAAAGAGGGAAGTCAGATCTAGAGACCACCATGGAGCAGATCTTCAGCAAGGTGATATCGGGAACTTTTGGTGTAATGTACTCATCGAAGCAAGAAGTTCAGGATGTGTGGGGTTCAAAATTGGTAGAATCTTGTGTCACAGGTATTGAAACAGTCTCCCAAGGCTTCCTCCTTAGTAGTATCCAAAGCCAGAGCCATAGCCAGAGCCACATCCATAACCATAGCCACAGAGGGAGCGGGAGCCATATCCATAGCCACAGCCATAGCCACAGCCCAGTCTGCGGAAGCCACAGCCATAGCCATAGCCCAGGCCTCCATAGCCATAGCCCAGGCCTCCATAGCCATAGCCCAGGCCTCCATAGCCACAGCATCCATAGCCACGGCCGCCATAATAGTTTCCGTAGTACCTGCCACACATGGTGTTGGTTGTTGAGTGGAGAGTTTGTCCTTGGGTAGAGAAGGAGTATAGGTGACAGGTCTGGACAAGTGTCCCTTAGAAGGCCTTTTATATGCCTTCAGTATGGGTGGGACCCACCACATGTGCTCATGCCACCTCCCTATTTTATGACTAATCTAATTATTTTGTTGTATTTTGACCATAAGATAAAGGCTCAGAGGCATTAAAGAGGCTTGGCTTGTTTGGTCTCTCCTCTGGAATCTGCTTATCCTATTTAGGGTTTCAATGAGAGGAGACACATAACTTTGCACAATCCTGCCTCAAACAGAACTTTTAAAATCTCTTTTAAGTACCCTCTATATAAGAAGTAAAAATCTGAATCATGATCTATTTGTTTTGGACCTCAATGATTtcttaatttaaaacattttttaaaacactATTTTTGACACATGACTTTTTCTTGTCTTTCAAAGCAAATTAATTTTCTTTATCTGGTATTTAATGCCTTTTCTATGCTGAAACCAAATGTATCTTTCAACCCCATGATGCtaataatcatccaagtaattagTTTTCTGAGAAAACCACATCTGCattaaaacaacaaaatgcaTTAGACTTTTCCATTTATAACAATGAGAGTAAGTCTCATTTATAGTTAATTTCTGTTGAAGATTATAGAAAGGAATTTATTCCCTGGTATCCAATTTCTCCCTGAATTTTTCCAAATTGAATACACAGTGATTAGTTAACATTCCAGTGAATATTAGCATTATATCCTAGGTAACTAATTTCTCAATGAGCTTACcataaaaaaaatcatgtttatcAGTATATTAGAACCTTCATATAAGATATCCTGTTACTATTCAATTTGTGACAGATAGgctgagttcacttgaatagcccAAGAATTATTACTGTCTTCATTAAATTCATTCTGGTAATTACTCCTATTGGATGCAGAAGAATGTGGAAGATGATCTGCACTTTAGTTGAAAAATGTACTTTCATATCTATAGAAGTGTGAATGTGAGCGAATGATATTATCCACATTGCCAATACACCTTATTTAtatcaaatgaagaaaaaaaagatgtgtctTAATAAAATACTTTCATGGTGGGCTGattatgaagctcagtggtacatGTTTGCCTGGCGTGCAcatggccctgggtttaatccctcgtACCATTAAAACCAAGAAAAAACAGGAATACACACATGCGTGCACCCACATTCACATGCCCTGCACAGTCATAGCAATGATTAGATCAAACACATATTCATCTAATGCGTGTTTATGATTGTTCTTTCCATGTGTGTCCCTTGATAGATTAATTGTTTTAAATAAGCACATTATTATGACATTTTATTCAATACTAACTGGTTTGAAATGATAGAAAATATCTTCACCATATCATTTTCATATTTCACATAGAGATAATAAGAGTGTTCTCAAGTTATTCTAGTGCAAAGTTAATGAAGGAATAGCTTAGAATAATCTTTTGGTTAATACTAATTTAAGTAACATGATGGTCAGTCTTCCTGTTAGCTAAGTTCTTAGAAAAATCACTTGAAAATGGCATAACTATATTGCACCTGTCAATTAAAAAATCTGTAATTAACTTTTCTGCATTAAACCAAAAtagctgtgaagacattttgtgaAATATAATATCCCTAATAATATTTACTAAATTATTTCTCTACCGATATTCCTGCTTGaagtttaatttctttcttcagaagAATTAAGTTCCTCTCTCTAATCATAACAGCAAAGCATTAATCCAATGAGATTTCTATTTAACTTTTTTCCTGCTAGGATTTTCTGATCTAAATTGAATTCTTAAGAATATTTCACAGTGGGGGAGGGGGATGCGAGCAAAAGGAGAAATGacagaaaaatctttattttctgttCATCACACAATTTCACATGTATTCCCATGGTGTATTTTTAGTCTCCTCTCTCTCACATCTTTTTGCCTTTAGTTCCTACCACTCCACTGAAAAACTCCTCTTACAAGGATCACCAAAACCTCCATCTTGCCTGAGTTGTGCTTAGATTTATCAAACTCTTTTTTCATTCCTAAAAATCTGCCCAGCCTTTCCTTTCATATTCCTTCAAACATTAGATTTAATTACAATCTCACCAGCTGTTCCTGTTCAGtaacttttctcttttattttcttcagaTTTTACCCTCAAATAGGAAGGAGTCCATGCAGGTGCTAGTCACTTTATATTCTCTACCTCTCTTTAGTTGGATATATACTTCTCCAGTATTAATCTCACAACACACTTCCAATCCTGATCTACAGATATCTATCTCCAAATTATCACTTGAAATGTCCTCAAATGGTTAAAATTATCAAGATGCTAAATTCACAATGTTCCATGCTCCCAAAtctcttttattcatttttttctacatCTGAATATATGCAGGATACATTCAGCCAAGAACCTATgctgaaaaaaattctttaatgCCTTTCTACATTGTTGTCTATATTATAGTAGACACTCAGTTAAATACAAATTTTGGAATATTGATATTCAGAATGTGAACCTTTCAAATATTGTACTAGGAAATGCATATAACATTATTTATCTGAAAATCAAGTGTAACTGCATGCCTTATAATTTTCATTGCTAGGCCTGGCACCTGAGGCTTGGATTACATGGCCTTTATTGCTTGCACTGCATCAGCCTTGGCTTTATGTAGGAGAGATTTTTCAACACTGTTTCTTCTAATGGTAAACAGATAACATAGCCTTCAGACTCTTCAGAatgaccaattttttttttttttctgatttaaagCTTCTGCCATTAGGTTACTCCCCTCTGAAAGTAACAGCAAAATCTTTCTCTTCCCTTCTCTCTTGTTCTCTCAAAGAGGTATTTCTTGACCACATATTTAGAAGTACCTGTCCCCTTGGCTTATTTAAGATCTGTAACAATAGAGAACTTTTCTGTCCTGTTAACTTCCCCCACCTTTTACAATAGTGTCCAACATACAAATGATCACTTAAAATCTGATacatgaaagaattaatgaatgaCCAAATCATTGCATTCAATTTGCAATTAAAAATTCCTTTCCAaccttattttgaaataattttagacttGGGAAAAGTCGAAGAGATATGATCTCCACTGTTGACTCAGTTCATATCTTTCATAATATAGTTTCAAAAATTGAAAAATCAAtcctttataatatttttaactaAGCAATACATTTTATTCAGATTTCACCATTTTCCACTACTATCTATTTTTCTGTCCCAGGTGTCAATCTAGGATCTCACTTGGCATTTGTTTGGCACATCTCTTTAGTCTATTCCTATTAGTCACAAATTTTTAGTCTTGCTTGATTTtagctatattgacaaatttgaaGGGCAATGCTTTATAGAATGTTTTGAGTTTCTCCTTTGCTTACCACTAGGCAGAGCTATACATTTTGGGTAAGAATACACAAAGAAGAGATCTGTCTATTTCATTGGATCATAATTATGATGTCAATAAAATGCAAGTCttacaaaaacaaattttgaatATAACCCTTTGTGTATAACCATGGCCCATCTGCTGAAATTTCAGAGACTGACTGTGCCATTGCTTTGGACTCTACACAAAATTATAGGGTGTATACATGTGAAGGATAAATCAAAGTGAATGATGTTGCTTcacaagaaaataataaaacatcatcattcaaGAATTTACAAATCAAATCTGGAATGTTGTCTTTTCCTCCACGAGATTCCCATCCTTCCCTATTGTCTTAAAGTCATGCTTTCGTTCCAAAGGCTACATATGTGAAGATACAAAGGAAGATAcctttaaaagtgaaaaaaagacTTGCAAGAAGGGAAATCTGTATTGGTTATGATCTCATAGTAGCtaataatataatttaaatttggcATCTGGAATGAATAAGTCACCAAAATAGAAGAGTCTCTTGTTAAAGGTACATCATATCATTATCTATGTCTTCACACATAAATAGCAAAGTTATCTTGGGTATGTTGGTGCCAAGAACTATTTTAGATGGCTTCAATGCTAATTAGTTTAGAATGTGAACCCAACAGTGCCTAGGGTTGGCCCCACATACCACTCAGCTTGTTTACAAAGCCCTGTGCATGTTACGAACTTAAAACCCTAGAGCCTGCCCCTGCTGTACAACTGAGTCTTCTCTCCTAATACCATAAACTTCTATAGCATCTACTGTGGTGACCTGATGTAGCTGTGGTCTGAGGGATACTTATTTGCCTATTACCAACCAGACTGCCAAGGAGGATACTGGTCTTCTGATCTCCCTGGAGAACTAAAGATCACTGGTGCCTTTAGGCCATTCCTTACAGGCACTATGTTTCCCTCCAACATTACTTGTGATAATGATGTCTGTTCAAACACACTGTGACAACTGCATCTTAGATTTATCATGTAATATCtgaacattttttaattaaaatggcctAGAGTTTCCATCAATttaaaaacatgtttatttgaagGTGTGTACTATTAtgtgatttgtatgaaccatcttAGCCAGTTTTATTTAGGAAAAtttctaaattcatttttttttcattaaagacAATTGCTATTGCAAACCTTGTAgagaattttatgtattttattttctagaTTGATTGAGTATATGCATGAGAGTATTGAGACCTTTGTTTTCTATAGTTGGCAAAGCACATGTGTCAATTCTAACCAATGGCTGCATTCCATCAGTGTTTTGTAGTATGTGTTTTCATAGGCAGATTCTATGAGTTACCATGGTATGTCTTGACCTGGTCAAAGCCTTATCCTTGGTAGATCCAATGTTTGCTTGAAGATGTCAGTAAAACAGTACAcagaatttcatttatttttgttacttGGTATTTGAATAAGACTCTGCATAGAGGTAatttttcctcaaaattttatattattgCTTTTTGTTTTCCCTTATAGATGATGCATCTTTGAACTCATTTTGGTAGCAGGACAGATGGTTTTTTGTCTGCCACTGTCATCTTGTCACAAGATAATATAGAATTTGACGGCTATTTCAGTGAATCTTTCAGGGGATGAATATCTGCTTGTATTTGCAAAGAGACCCGTTATCTTTTACAACAGAGCAGTGGCTTCACATGAATCAAATCATACAAAGTTTGATCCAAAATACAGTCTACAAATTGTACCTCTTATCCTGACTGTCTGAATTTTGTTCATGAAATCTTTAGAAAAAGTCTCTGAATTCActcaatttattattattaaatagcaGTAATTTCAATAATGAAAACATATAAACCATCAATCTAATAATATTTTGTTGACTAAAAATAGAAGTGGAGCAATTATGACCTACAGTTGGTACACAAACAATTATCTCTGTATAGAAAGATAAAATACGAAGATGACCAAAATCTTGTGTTTTGGTCTCACAATGTATGTCTTCTGAAAGCATCTGGCAGAGAGAGTCAGgtagatatttccttttttttttccattagctgAAGATAGGTGATACACGgttatataatttcaatccatttaaATTTATGGATTTATTTTTGGCCTAGAATTTGGTCTATCttaaagaacattatacatatgcACTTGAGAGAAAATTGCTCCCTGTCATAGTAGTTACAATATTCTAAAAATTTTCAGGTATTGTTGGTTTAGAGGTTTCTATTTATTTTCTGACATTCTCTTTAGCTTTTCTATCTATTGTTGAATGTAGGATTTGAAAGCCTTCAATTGTAATATTGCAtacccctgcaaatgccatgattttgttctcttttaatgctgagtaatatttcattgtgcatatataccatagttttcctatccattcatctactgaaaggcatctgggttggttccacaatttagctattatgaattgtgctgctgtaaacatttgcaagtaaatggatggagttggagaatattatgctaagtgaagtaaccaatcccaaaaaaccaaagactgaatgttttctttaatatgaggatgctgactcacaatgggGTTGGcggagggagcatgggagaaatggaggaaatttagatagggcaaaggggagggagggataggaaagatgatggaatgagatggatatcattaccttaagtacatgtatgaagacatgaatggtgtgaatctactttgtatacaacaagagatttgaaaaattgtgcactacatgtgtaatatgaattgaattgccttctgctatcatatataacaaattagaataaataaatattttttttaaaaaatcgcaTACCTCTCTTGCTCCTTTTAATTCTGTCATTTTTTGATTTGCATATTCTGTGCTCTGTTGTTGGGTACATATTGATTTAAGTTGTTATACTTTCCTGATAAGTTGTCTCTTTATTCATTATGAAATGCTTCTTCCCCAGAAAAATTCCATATTTTGAAGTTTGCATGGGCTGCTATATGCAGATACAGATGTGTATCTCCATCCTTTTACTTTGAAACTATTTAAGAGGATATGGTTTCTgaaacatttttatggtttttgaattttaagttcttgTTTGATAATTTGGACAATATAAACTGAATTTTAAAGTTAGTTAATTATGTCATCTCATTCAAATTAAATTTTCTTGATTCTTGGTATATTGTATGATGAAATTTTTATGTATTAAGCTAATCTTGGTCCAATTTATGAAGCAGCTATTCACCTTGTTTATGTTAAGCACATGGGCTTTTGTCTATTCTTCTAGGCTATAGTTCAAATATTTCATAGTTGTTAGTGTCATTTTGATCTGATTGGTTACCTTGTGCCACTGGTTTCCCACTGCTCCTACAAGCGTGTTCAAGCATGTAGGATGAGTTTCATCAGCCCATCTACTGCGCATCATTTGGGATGCATAATGGTGCATTGGGAGTTCCTACCTTTGTCCCTCAACTGCTGAGCTATCTCTTAGAGAGGACAGGAGAGTCAGATTCATGAGAGCAGATTCTTCCTGAATCTGAAAACCTCTCTCTTTAACTTACAGATAAATCAAAAGACAAGTCACATTGTAAATCAGAAAAACATTTTGGACTGAgtaataaagtacaaaaaaaatgtgtgtaaAATCACTGAAGTAgtaattacagaaaaaaatttatactttttaataatatttacattttaaaaataaatgttctaaacttacaaaaaacataaagaaagaaaaataatcacaATGTGAGAGTAATGAAGAAAAGTGAAGATAAAAGTAGGATCAACTTAATTAAAAActgacacatttaaaaaaaattaataatacctCAACTTGACATTTTGAACACATcaacaaaattaataaattttagaTAGATTGATCAAGAATAATAAGAGAGATATTATAAATTACTAATAGGAATTATGAATCAACACTGAAGTCCTAGAGATATTAAAAATATCAAGTGGATATTATGAGCAATGAATACCTATAAATCCACAAAATGTTGAAATGAAGAATTCcctgaaatataaaaattatcagACTGACTCAAGGAAATTAGAATATTGCTACATCTAATAAAGAAAGCAAATTCATAAATTCAAACCTTTCTACCTAGAAAACAATAAGCCCAAATATCTGTACTACTAAATTCTATTCAATATTTAGACAATGTATTTATAGGTAACTTAAGAAAATAGTGCTAGTCTAGGTACCTGGCTCCCAATACTTTACTCCAAATgaataacaaatgaaaaaaaaaaaaaaaaaaaacaaaacaaaagaaataaagaaatgaacCTGGGCAAGAAAGATAAGACATGAAACAACTTCAATAGCAAGCTCCAAAATTGCTAGGAGAGAGGAATGCCCCACGTTCAACAAACAAAAATAGACAACAAAAGAAACAGTAACAAATCTCACCACTCCTATGTATGCCCAGCACCCTGTCTTTCATTGAGGCTGCATAGTAAAAGCAGAGGGAAAACTGCGGGTAAGAGAAGAAAACACCATCAGGAAGATGAATCAAATTCTAACAGTACTATACCTAGGTATACAGGTGGGTCAGAGAATAGGAGATGGAAAAGAGACACAATAGACCCCGCTTGGTGGAGGGACAATCTAAGGATGCCGAGCTGCTGGGGATGAAAAGGTGTAAGGAAAGAGGCACTCTTCAAAATGGTGTAATGAAGAGGAACAGTAAAGGAAAAGGGTAACACTTAagggtaccaaacaaacaaaaggaatTGAGAAAATTGGAAGACAATTTACTTCTTTTCTCctgaaaaacaataaacaaaaatttactgaAGTGCCAGGACAATTCTGCACTGAAGGAACTAAGTTGCACTAAATTAAGTATTAAATCACTCAAGTACCTTCCTCCCACAGGAAAGCTTACCAAATGTACAGAGAACTAATGCGAAAGTCATGAAaggaaattcagtacacatcctgAGGAAAACAACCCGTGTTAAACAATAAAGCAAAGAAtaacagaaagacaaataatttCCTTAAGATTAATTATACTTAAGCAAGCATGGAAGAAcatggaaaataaaatttatttaaaaaccagaattagaaacacaaatgaaaaaaaaaaacataaattaaataGAGTATATTGAATtcagtaaaaaacaaacaaacagacaagaAACAGACCCTATCttataaatgaaaaacaaattatatgGTGTCCAAAGGAGAATAGACTCAGATAGAAATTTAATAATGGAAATTTAAGAAGTATATAAATCAAGATAATGATAGTAATATatagaaataacaaaaaaaaatctatatattcAAAAATGCAAGAAgggattttgaatgttctcaccacatataaataatgaaTATGTAAGAAgctgaatacatttatcttgatTGGAACATTGCACAAAATATACATGTATCAAGATACCACATGATATCCATAAACATGTATATGTCAATGTAAAATGACTCAGTTAATTTTACAAAAGAGTATAAGAATATGTTagagaaaaaaatacttagaaaaaAAGCCCAACAAAAAAGATAAAACATCCATATTGCTAAAATTCTTATAGAATAAAAGTATCGCAAATGATAAAAGCAGaactaatatttaaaattataattcaagCAACTTTCTACAAAGTAAAAAAGATCTGCAATTATTCACTGTTATAACTCATAATTGCACAATATTAACCTAGAAAGATCAATTACAATAATAagctaattaaaataatagattTCTAAGTTAAAGTAaggttttctttattattttagatCAAACCAAAATCAAATCCTTTACAAATGAAAATAAGTTAGATTTATGATCAACATTTCCACTGTAATCATTCAAAGACAGAATGGagaagcattttattttatttatttatttatttatttgatttttcagtctttatttttcccccaattCTGAAAGTGATCCAATCAATTTCTGGAACATATAAAGGCATACAGAAGAAAATAGCCATCATTATTAATAACCATAAAAtgtaaaacatttgacatttaacATTATTACATATATCTttccagtcttttttggtacattTTTGAGATTATGAACTATTTCAAACACTATTACTTAATTGAGTCAAATTCatcaatttttatggttccttaatTTTGAATTGCTGTTGAAAAGACATTCCTCTTTCTGCAATTTTAAAAGAATTCCACATTTTCTCTTAGCACATACATGATTTTCccatttttcatgaaaatatTTGATCAATTTAGAATTTAAGCATAGGAACAAAGTAGTGAAGCTTCATGTAGCTACACTGTTGCATTAAATCTTAATTTTAAGGTTAACTATACTTaattaagttttaatttttatacaataaaatGCATCA encodes:
- the LOC143408775 gene encoding keratin-associated protein 6-1-like, translated to MCGRYYGNYYGGRGYGCCGYGGLGYGYGGLGYGYGGLGYGYGCGFRRLGCGYGCGYGYGSRSLCGYGYGCGSGYGSGFGYY